In Acaryochloris marina S15, a single genomic region encodes these proteins:
- a CDS encoding pentapeptide repeat-containing protein: MKLSREELSRRYAAGERRFAGADFTSLDLHQLDLSQADFSGAEFCSCNLSEVNLSQADLSGADLSDANLTKSDLNKADLSGVDLSEANLTAANLKDADLSGVDLSEANLTDADLQNADLSGVDLSESNLQGANLRGADISGADVTNSRYCQTIFPSGKIRNDHC; encoded by the coding sequence ATGAAACTCAGTCGTGAAGAATTAAGCCGTCGCTACGCAGCCGGAGAACGTCGATTTGCCGGAGCCGACTTCACTTCCTTAGACCTCCATCAGCTGGATCTGAGCCAAGCCGATTTTAGCGGTGCCGAGTTTTGTAGCTGTAACCTGAGTGAGGTTAACCTCAGCCAAGCCGATTTGAGTGGGGCTGATTTGAGTGATGCCAATCTCACTAAAAGTGATCTGAATAAAGCCGATTTGAGCGGGGTGGATTTAAGTGAAGCCAACCTGACAGCCGCCAACCTCAAGGATGCCGATCTGAGCGGGGTGGATTTAAGTGAAGCGAATCTAACAGATGCAGACCTTCAAAATGCTGACTTGAGCGGGGTCGATCTGAGTGAATCCAACTTACAAGGGGCCAATTTGCGAGGGGCTGATATCAGTGGTGCCGATGTTACCAATAGCCGCTACTGCCAAACCATCTTTCCCAGCGGCAAGATTCGCAATGACCATTGTTGA